One Oceanispirochaeta sp. M1 genomic window carries:
- a CDS encoding TetR/AcrR family transcriptional regulator — protein MVYDEKMGTKEKLIYAAGRCLLEKGSHAASVKTIASMAGVNHGLVHHYFGSKEGLFIALLKKYFELIIPSSVHIHPSRDELISYLAETVILNSRMMIELRALSFHMPELDRELILLTKELRRRLMSILGINYDKAILLQGAVSGLGFQSSIDTSLDVEKYIRMIVDLVNDN, from the coding sequence ATGGTGTACGATGAAAAGATGGGAACAAAAGAGAAATTAATTTATGCAGCGGGAAGATGCCTCCTGGAGAAAGGGAGTCATGCGGCAAGTGTCAAAACTATTGCATCCATGGCCGGGGTGAACCATGGCCTGGTTCATCATTACTTCGGTTCCAAGGAAGGACTCTTTATCGCGCTGTTGAAAAAGTACTTCGAGCTTATTATCCCATCATCCGTTCATATTCATCCGTCCCGGGATGAGTTGATCAGTTATCTTGCAGAGACGGTGATTCTGAATTCAAGAATGATGATTGAACTCAGAGCCTTATCTTTTCATATGCCTGAACTGGACAGAGAGCTGATTCTCCTCACAAAAGAATTGAGGAGAAGGTTGATGAGCATACTTGGTATCAATTATGACAAAGCAATTCTTCTACAGGGGGCTGTCTCAGGTCTGGGATTCCAATCAAGCATTGACACATCTCTCGACGTTGAGAAGTACATTAGGATGATTGTGGATCTTGTTAATGATAATTAA
- a CDS encoding diguanylate cyclase, with protein MSKTAVEVLRSIKILSTLSEKDLLNLYSHMNEEKYISGEPIFNEGDNGDIMYIVLSGSVAILVNTAEDELIEIAEIPEGNFLGEMSIFDRSPRSATCTPKADTTVLSLKADDFYQFIEDNPKAGIAIMHPMLNTTTLRLKNTGAFLSDMVTWGEQARVRAITDDFTGLYNRRFLDEALVERITEAEAAEDILSVIMIDLDHFGTLNNLYGQELGDKVLLEVIRVFRKLFREDDILARYGGDEFTFILPGTDGHKALELCSELNKELRKITLLKKMNGELKNVSASIGISCYPCHGETADELKSFADKALYEAKEEGRNTARLWKNQEGRTLTKSWIFSIKKRNQIISNILEAIDQRDSFLVMGHQNPDEDCISSMIAMALLLNKFSKIAYIMIPKKINENFQYLLNICRYNAIQILYNTEKIPHKITTVFVMDTPKPVMKEKFPEREKIFKDQKILKIEIDHHLEADSECSGDKGYCLVDEASSASELVGMLAFKLKNREDLIDKYNIQELFSRNFVLAVLTGIIGDSKMGKYLKTRRERWFYELFSTMFSEILSNITRKNSSNFSSMDEVFDGLQQLSRQEDACFRLMMKQMAEISPKIGTVIIPQDVIEEMRELYDHETIVTVARYTADSLAEHSRLLSLVAYYDDQKDSDLIQFRIRRSQSYKDLDLRLILKEFNIENGGGHPGAIGFRFPKDEIKDIREYVKSIIPGIEKLMEYDLSAE; from the coding sequence ATGAGTAAAACGGCTGTTGAAGTTCTTAGATCAATTAAAATCCTGTCTACCCTGTCTGAAAAAGACCTGCTTAATCTCTACTCCCATATGAATGAAGAAAAATACATCTCAGGAGAGCCGATCTTCAATGAAGGAGACAACGGGGATATCATGTATATCGTCCTGTCAGGCTCAGTGGCAATCCTGGTAAACACAGCAGAAGACGAGCTTATTGAGATTGCAGAGATACCCGAAGGCAACTTTCTTGGAGAGATGTCCATATTCGACAGATCCCCCAGATCTGCAACCTGTACTCCCAAAGCAGATACAACAGTACTCAGCCTGAAGGCCGATGACTTTTACCAATTTATCGAAGACAATCCCAAAGCCGGAATAGCCATCATGCATCCTATGCTTAACACCACTACTTTACGGCTGAAAAATACGGGGGCCTTTCTCTCCGACATGGTTACATGGGGTGAACAGGCCAGAGTCAGGGCCATAACAGATGACTTTACAGGTCTCTACAACAGACGTTTCCTTGATGAAGCCCTGGTTGAGAGAATTACCGAGGCCGAAGCCGCAGAAGATATTCTGTCTGTCATAATGATAGACCTGGATCACTTCGGAACATTGAATAATCTCTACGGCCAGGAACTGGGAGACAAAGTTCTTCTGGAGGTTATCAGGGTCTTTAGAAAGCTATTCAGGGAAGATGACATTCTGGCCCGTTACGGTGGAGACGAATTCACATTTATTCTTCCCGGAACCGACGGACATAAAGCTCTTGAGCTCTGTTCTGAACTGAATAAGGAACTGAGAAAAATCACTCTGCTGAAAAAGATGAATGGAGAACTGAAAAATGTCAGCGCGAGTATAGGGATATCATGCTACCCCTGTCATGGGGAGACTGCTGACGAACTGAAAAGCTTTGCGGATAAAGCACTCTATGAAGCAAAGGAAGAGGGCCGGAATACAGCAAGACTCTGGAAAAACCAGGAGGGCAGGACACTGACTAAATCCTGGATTTTCAGCATTAAGAAACGGAACCAGATCATCAGCAATATACTCGAGGCCATCGATCAGAGGGATTCATTTCTTGTTATGGGACATCAGAACCCTGATGAAGACTGTATCTCATCCATGATTGCCATGGCTCTTCTGCTGAATAAATTTTCAAAGATCGCATACATAATGATCCCTAAGAAGATAAATGAGAACTTTCAGTACCTCCTGAATATATGTCGCTACAATGCCATCCAGATACTCTATAACACTGAGAAAATTCCCCATAAGATTACCACGGTATTCGTGATGGATACTCCCAAACCGGTAATGAAGGAGAAATTCCCTGAACGTGAAAAAATATTTAAAGATCAGAAGATTCTAAAAATAGAAATTGATCATCATCTGGAAGCGGACAGTGAATGCAGCGGTGACAAGGGATATTGTCTGGTGGATGAAGCCTCATCGGCCAGCGAACTGGTAGGAATGCTTGCCTTCAAACTTAAAAACAGGGAAGACCTGATAGACAAATATAATATTCAGGAACTCTTTTCCCGGAACTTCGTACTGGCGGTACTCACAGGAATCATAGGTGATTCCAAGATGGGCAAATACCTGAAAACCCGGAGAGAGCGCTGGTTCTATGAGCTTTTCAGCACCATGTTCAGTGAAATCCTTTCAAATATAACCCGTAAAAACTCCAGTAATTTTTCCTCTATGGACGAGGTCTTCGACGGACTGCAGCAACTCTCCCGCCAGGAGGATGCCTGCTTCAGACTGATGATGAAGCAGATGGCTGAGATATCGCCGAAAATCGGTACGGTAATAATTCCTCAGGATGTGATAGAGGAGATGAGAGAGCTATACGATCATGAAACCATTGTGACCGTTGCCCGTTATACTGCAGACTCTCTAGCCGAACACAGCCGTCTGCTCAGCCTTGTGGCCTATTACGATGACCAGAAAGATTCTGATCTGATTCAATTCCGAATACGACGGAGTCAGTCCTATAAGGATCTTGATCTCAGACTTATACTGAAAGAATTCAACATTGAAAATGGTGGCGGCCACCCGGGAGCCATAGGTTTCCGCTTTCCAAAAGATGAAATAAAGGATATCAGGGAATATGTGAAATCCATTATTCCCGGTATTGAAAAACTTATGGAATATGATCTCTCTGCTGAGTGA
- a CDS encoding DUF3820 family protein has product MEIDDRLLSMMQEDENQKFLMEMANTKMPFGKYEGRYLIDLPEAYVLWFKQKGFPKGKLGLMLESVMEIKANGLEYLVRPLRKRQF; this is encoded by the coding sequence ATGGAAATAGATGATAGACTCCTGTCTATGATGCAGGAAGATGAGAATCAGAAATTCCTTATGGAAATGGCGAATACTAAAATGCCCTTCGGCAAATATGAAGGGCGCTATCTGATAGATCTGCCTGAAGCCTATGTTCTCTGGTTTAAGCAGAAGGGTTTTCCCAAGGGAAAGCTGGGGCTGATGCTGGAATCCGTAATGGAAATCAAGGCGAACGGTCTGGAGTATCTTGTCCGGCCTCTGCGCAAACGGCAATTCTAG
- a CDS encoding serine hydrolase: MKKAVIIVAIIIGTLILGAVLLLILKPSQPSPPRKISTTQELDLYLEEITSNSTPPSLSIAVLKDGKWVYKKAFGMADIPRNIPARTTTVYPWYSATKLFTSTAVLKLVDEEKLSLGDPVKKYLPAYNTVNKDGESVTITVEQLLNHESGLPEIIPEGLKWLHFASEAPVVQSEFFENRIKEDYRVVNFTPGSDTSYSNTGYIVLGVIIEKITGMSYENYVSENILKPLNLESTSFVRTAELQKRTATGSQPVIDIFTVLLRVYGDRGLLKQLVREKDNHRMWFEPVYTDYTPSTGLSGTAENLAKFGYFLMEAEGLEGQQIENKELLKEMQRPFTKNELERKYRKIKQFGYGLKVWKMTGSRVYGHSGGGPGYAAILAFVPEKNLVIAVNANDTNLKKIEILKAVMEIDW; the protein is encoded by the coding sequence ATGAAAAAAGCAGTTATTATCGTTGCTATAATTATTGGAACATTGATTCTGGGAGCAGTTCTCCTTCTGATTCTTAAACCTTCACAACCTTCTCCACCCCGGAAAATATCCACAACACAGGAGCTGGACCTTTACCTGGAAGAAATTACATCAAACAGTACGCCTCCTTCTCTAAGCATTGCAGTATTGAAAGATGGAAAATGGGTATACAAAAAGGCATTCGGGATGGCCGATATTCCACGGAATATCCCTGCACGGACAACCACTGTCTATCCCTGGTATTCGGCCACAAAGCTTTTTACATCCACTGCTGTACTGAAACTTGTTGATGAGGAAAAACTGAGCCTCGGTGATCCTGTTAAAAAGTATCTCCCGGCTTACAACACAGTTAACAAGGACGGAGAATCAGTAACAATCACGGTGGAACAGCTTCTGAACCATGAATCAGGACTCCCTGAGATTATCCCCGAGGGCCTGAAATGGCTTCATTTTGCCTCCGAGGCTCCTGTTGTACAGAGTGAGTTTTTTGAAAACAGGATTAAAGAAGACTACAGGGTTGTAAATTTCACTCCCGGGAGTGATACCAGTTACAGTAACACCGGCTATATTGTCCTGGGTGTGATTATCGAAAAAATAACAGGGATGAGTTATGAGAATTATGTAAGTGAAAATATCCTGAAGCCCCTGAACCTGGAAAGCACCTCCTTTGTAAGGACAGCTGAACTTCAAAAAAGAACGGCCACAGGATCACAACCTGTAATAGATATCTTCACCGTATTACTGAGGGTCTACGGCGACAGGGGTCTGTTAAAGCAGCTTGTCCGGGAGAAGGATAATCACAGGATGTGGTTTGAACCTGTTTATACTGACTACACTCCATCAACCGGATTGAGCGGTACGGCTGAAAATCTGGCAAAATTTGGATATTTTCTCATGGAAGCAGAAGGGTTGGAAGGTCAGCAGATAGAGAATAAGGAACTCCTTAAAGAGATGCAGCGCCCCTTTACAAAAAACGAGCTTGAGAGAAAGTACAGAAAGATTAAACAATTTGGATACGGACTTAAAGTATGGAAAATGACTGGTTCAAGGGTGTATGGGCATAGCGGTGGAGGCCCCGGCTACGCAGCAATACTCGCTTTTGTACCGGAAAAAAATCTGGTTATTGCCGTCAATGCCAATGATACCAATCTTAAAAAAATTGAGATCCTCAAAGCAGTTATGGAGATTGACTGGTAA
- a CDS encoding VOC family protein, giving the protein MKYLWTTLSVKEMERSLDFYQNILGLTLKRKFSPAPGMEFAFLADGETELELIYNEKVKDIKTGDSLSMGFKIESTDKFMEFLKEKEIDIHSGPFQPNPNIRFFFVLDPNGYKIQLVEEM; this is encoded by the coding sequence ATGAAATACTTATGGACAACACTCAGCGTAAAAGAGATGGAAAGATCCCTGGATTTTTATCAGAATATTCTGGGATTAACATTAAAAAGAAAGTTCAGTCCTGCTCCGGGGATGGAATTCGCTTTTTTAGCTGATGGAGAGACAGAACTCGAACTAATCTATAATGAGAAAGTAAAGGATATCAAAACTGGAGATTCCTTATCCATGGGCTTCAAAATTGAATCAACTGATAAGTTTATGGAGTTTCTGAAAGAAAAAGAAATAGATATTCACTCAGGACCTTTTCAGCCCAATCCGAATATTAGATTCTTTTTTGTTCTTGACCCCAACGGATATAAGATTCAGCTTGTTGAAGAGATGTAA
- a CDS encoding GGDEF domain-containing protein has protein sequence MADKLLPLKSELLKKTDMFSSLLDHELEVIADHSEFRTYRKGDSVFKIDEPGDALYIVRSGEVLISKQEPYGPVIDIARFIDGNCFGEIDMFTESDRGVSAHATGNTELLIFPKSGTSFADILNNHPEISARILHKLLAGISSRIRSANALVKENSPIIQELKKQVYRDKLTGIYNDTYLLERVRKNISIGLSFALIISKPDNFKELNDEYGHEAGDIVIKLMARKLRDYTGDDKRTVRYKGNAMAVMLPDVDRDEAYNAAKGVQNFLKGLDISEVTKGKKFKLSASVGIALFPDHYTDPEELVFKTHELPLIGRNRGGNCILFPEDGAE, from the coding sequence ATGGCTGATAAACTGCTGCCGCTAAAATCTGAGCTTCTCAAAAAAACGGATATGTTCTCTTCCCTTCTGGATCATGAACTTGAGGTCATTGCCGACCACAGCGAGTTTAGAACTTACAGGAAAGGAGATTCTGTCTTTAAAATCGATGAGCCCGGAGATGCTCTGTATATAGTCAGATCGGGAGAGGTACTGATATCCAAACAGGAACCCTACGGACCTGTTATCGATATTGCCCGCTTCATTGACGGTAACTGCTTTGGTGAAATTGATATGTTTACCGAAAGCGACAGAGGAGTATCCGCCCATGCGACAGGGAATACGGAACTCCTTATCTTCCCGAAATCCGGCACCTCCTTTGCCGACATACTGAACAATCATCCCGAGATATCCGCTCGTATTCTGCATAAACTGCTTGCAGGTATATCCAGCCGCATCCGCAGCGCTAATGCCCTTGTAAAAGAAAATTCCCCAATCATACAAGAACTGAAAAAGCAGGTATACAGAGACAAACTTACGGGAATTTACAACGATACATACCTGCTTGAACGAGTCAGAAAGAATATATCCATAGGATTATCCTTTGCCCTGATCATCTCCAAACCGGATAATTTCAAGGAACTGAATGACGAATACGGTCATGAAGCCGGTGATATCGTTATTAAATTAATGGCGAGGAAGCTGAGAGACTATACGGGAGACGACAAGCGTACTGTACGCTATAAGGGAAACGCCATGGCCGTCATGCTTCCTGATGTTGATAGGGATGAGGCCTATAATGCGGCAAAGGGAGTACAGAATTTTCTTAAAGGCCTGGATATAAGCGAAGTGACAAAAGGAAAGAAGTTTAAACTGAGTGCCAGTGTCGGTATAGCCCTGTTTCCCGATCATTATACAGATCCCGAAGAGCTTGTATTTAAAACCCACGAACTCCCATTGATCGGACGAAATCGTGGAGGGAACTGCATACTCTTTCCCGAAGATGGAGCAGAATGA
- a CDS encoding 1-acyl-sn-glycerol-3-phosphate acyltransferase — MPPTYPERYPIKLPFYFWIAGPPLLLIRLPLLLLFLILMASVLVILGLITKTTGLELKRSRKFLHHFSGSFCTLFVGARVKKNGTIPPAGSLMVSDHRSWMDAFIYLNDRAVTFIVTKDSSSWPIIGFLIRSLGNIYIDRESVRDIKPIIEGVEEKMAQGESVIFFPEATTIDGETEKSLPFKSSLFEAAVRLKKPVYCAALEYESCRGWPRASRIIAWGDWTPFLVHVCRVLMMPWFTARVHYLENTVESGNRKEMAQKAQDEILKALAAMPGKSNTI, encoded by the coding sequence ATGCCGCCGACCTATCCGGAAAGATACCCCATTAAGCTACCCTTCTACTTCTGGATTGCCGGCCCGCCCCTTCTTCTTATCCGTTTACCCCTCTTACTCCTCTTTCTCATCCTGATGGCATCAGTTCTAGTGATTCTCGGTCTTATAACGAAGACAACAGGACTGGAATTGAAAAGAAGCAGAAAGTTTCTACACCATTTTTCAGGCAGTTTCTGCACACTATTTGTCGGAGCCAGAGTGAAGAAGAATGGTACGATTCCACCGGCAGGATCTCTGATGGTTTCCGATCACCGCTCCTGGATGGATGCCTTTATCTACCTTAACGACAGAGCTGTGACATTCATCGTAACAAAGGACTCATCCAGCTGGCCAATCATAGGATTTCTGATCAGATCACTTGGGAATATCTATATTGATAGAGAATCCGTCAGGGATATTAAACCCATTATTGAAGGGGTGGAAGAGAAAATGGCACAGGGAGAATCTGTCATATTCTTCCCCGAAGCGACCACCATAGACGGTGAGACAGAGAAAAGCCTTCCCTTTAAATCTTCACTCTTTGAAGCCGCTGTGAGGCTCAAAAAACCGGTTTACTGTGCCGCATTGGAGTATGAGAGCTGCCGGGGCTGGCCCAGAGCATCCCGTATAATAGCCTGGGGAGACTGGACCCCCTTTTTAGTCCATGTATGCAGAGTTTTGATGATGCCCTGGTTTACTGCCCGGGTCCATTATCTGGAGAATACAGTCGAATCAGGGAACAGGAAAGAGATGGCCCAGAAGGCTCAGGATGAAATTTTAAAAGCATTGGCTGCAATGCCTGGCAAAAGCAATACCATATAG